The Arachis ipaensis cultivar K30076 chromosome B05, Araip1.1, whole genome shotgun sequence nucleotide sequence ggtaaagaggcgacacacacacatcaagagcagccacgacgagccactaatggatccaagaagcaagaggttcgacCAATTGGTTTTTGGTTtgcaaaatatttgcgaatttgcctccaaatcggaggagctgactgcaattctgcaccgtgcgtacgataacgtcatggccgAGATAGAagcattaaaagccaaaaggaaggggacatcttctttatcccacgaagacgccaacttggaatctgttaacgagcttcaaagcccgccaaggattcgaacaagaggacgtccaaaaaacaggctaggttcaaagctggagaaacagattgcaaatgtcacaaagaagaagaagacgaaagttttaagcgaggtaaaagtaatgttctttaaatttgtgacgattgagtttatttttctcgttaatagGTTAGCTAATGTGTGAGTGTTATATTCAGATAAACCTGTTTGATACTGCATCAGCGGcgcattcaaattccagccaatatcaaggacacgttatgaattatcagttcagggtaccagcagcaggggataactctttgggtgtatagttttatagaatatgggtgtaaaagcactgttCTTTTGCGTGTATTTTTGTTCATTGACAATTTACATATAGACACATATATAGATTCATATAGAACAAAAGCTCTAAAAATtcgcaggttatgggtgtatatttgatttgatgtttttcttcatattttagtacatgtaattcatacattttgaatacagcacagacattttgggtgtatattttatgcaatcttgggtgtattattagagatgCGTTGGGTGTAACAGTTTATAATTTGCGTTTATATATGCCTTGgttttttccttcatattttaccacctgtaatacagCTTTTGAATACATCACAGACAGTTTACCAGCACAGATAGTTTAACTATGGGAAAAAATATACATGGAATAGAAGTTGTTGATAAATGGCAAATATTTACAtcatttgttcaatttacaaactacCCAGCAGTTGGATTACGCAGTTTCTATATCAGCAGAATTAATCTGACAAAACGGACTCAATAATACAGAGGATGGCTTCGACAGCCTTATAGCACTACTCTCCCTAATTGCCCGATCTCTTTCTTTATTCATCTCACTAAATAGTATCCGGGAAGCATACtccactctatagtggtccacctcctcctacaattaaaaagtatattctttttaaacagcaatattaattcagtaaagtaatacatagttatatagttctaaagacagttacatgtggccaattatcccattcatacttcccctttttgatgttttccggctcaattaactccatccacttcataacgtagataacgcagtcatagctgaaaacgaagaaaataaattacaaatctcatttacgaaagtttaatgttcagactcacaaatttataccttgtTTTTTGGCCTGATATTTTAACATATGATGATTTAATTTCCTTCTCGTTCTCCCCTTTCTGCAGAGGTTCCCCGCCGGCATATGTTATCAATCTTGAAAATACATATCCCTTAAATagcaaaacaaatcagtaatacacccgaataaatgcacaagatacaaccaactgaatagacaatatacacccaacacaacaaacgaaatacacccaacttgatcaacaaaatacacccaaatggttccacaaaatacacccaactcgacAAAGAAATTACACCCAAAGGAGAACATAATTACACCCAAAGCAAAACATACAGACACCTTATATTGAACTGAAATACACCTATCTATTAAAGTAAAGAACACAGATGaaacctcttttcatttttctggttgaggatgaggcagatggcagatacaatctagaaatatatgccgAAATTAATTTTACATTAATAAGCATTGCAATTGACTTTGGTGTaaaacattaatgttattctaatattacctgaGATTCTATATCACTTTTTGCCTGGAGGGATACAAGGTGCATTCTCATCAAAATGTATTCTCCTTGGCCAATCAGAGTGCACATTTCCTCATACTCGTTAGTATTGCCATCTGCATCTTCCTTCAGTCTCGTCTCCCAGATGTAGCACTTTTGTTTCATATCATCCGTAATCTGATATAATCCCCCAGGAGTTTGAAACTTTGCAGAACTTTCTCCCCCAGTCTCCCTCTGAATTTGTGGACTTTTGTTTTTTCCCTTCGCCGCACTACTTGCTATTTTTTGGACCAAATCATCCAATTGTTCTATCAAATTTGCAGATTCTGGAGATTTTGCCCTTTCTGTCTCCTGCGTTGACGCCCCCTcctggcttgaatcagtcaatccaaggctgaatgatggcaccccTGGATCTATTTTAGGAACATAggatgctgtccgtgccatcatcaacAGGGTAGCAGCGTCTTCTGCGTCTGGATGACTGCGTCATCatgtataagaataagaataagaataagaatatacggatgataagtaaagattgattttagtctgatgaacttacattttagttggagctgggggaagcgtgggtgtggtctcttgaagttgtttgggggtttcaggagtgctgcacagttacaaaaaattaatcacggcgtaaaaaaaactaatcaggaacaatatacacccaaactgttagcaaatatacacccaaactctaaacaaatatacactcaatactatttcttacgtttcTGTAGTCCCTTCAATCTGTAGCATAGGGGTTGGTTCAAAATCTGTCTCAGTGGTTGTTTGGGATGCCGGCACAAAAACCTGAatcggaactctaaacaagaagaaaaatgaaaggttaacaatGCCTATGAAAATAATAAGcttataaggttgaaatattcttgGAAAACTCACACTGCAAGCGCATCCGACGGTGTCtgttccctcacaaccatcatattcgaatcagccggactcaacctaaaatacacccaaagaaattcaagaaatacacccgaacaattcaaaaagaagacaggctttgtttttttgagaacttacatacttgcagtttttgctttttttttcctgccttttttttcttgaataaaataatagagggcttttttctaaaaaaaatatatacagaattagaagtagaagggtaatagaagaacaaaagtaacggttatttgaaagagaaattacatgctctgtGACGGCTGGTTTACACTACTCTGTTCTGTGCGCCCTTGAGAGGAAGGAccatcacttcccaagttcacaGTCGGTATTCTAAAACAGATttcatgttattcagacaaaataagatacaggtataaaatacacccaaatgaatgcacaagatacaaccaaccgaatggacaatatacacccaacacaacaaacTTAATATCCCAACTTAttaaacaacatacacccaacttgatccacaaaatacacccaaatggttccacaaaatacacccaaatcatgataacaagattttattaaataataaagcttcttacgtttcagacgacacatagcgaccttctgtcgatcgcaggtcagctcggttctccctgcgaaacaagaaacaattattagcaaacaAAACACACCAAAATCTGAAATACACAGCCCAGCAAGACATACCCCTCTGCAGCAGATTTATCAACATTTTCCCTTAGCCATTCATCTAGTTCGTCACTTGATATTTCATAAGtctcactacattcataaaagaagatgttaacaaaaataattatgatgATAGACGATAATATAGCTTACGAGGTACTGTACCCGTCAAAGTATTGATCTTCTTTAGGAGGTGAATCCTCCAcaacaacttttttcttttttggttgtgttctgggtggaaaaaaaagagtaccaatcagaaataaaaaattaattttatcacagaatattaTGCAAAtaagtgcttacttttttggtgttgtttttgtttttttctttttcttctccttctctgcaGGTGATGATTCTTCGCTCCTATAAGTTAATAATagacacttcagttaatacacgaaatctttataatgaagccaaaagaaaggagtaataatttcaggacattactcatcacttggttcagattcagattctgaatcagaatctgaCTCCTCTTGCCTCTGCTTTCTTTTTCTGGAGTCCATTTTGGAAGGCAAATAAtcattatttagaacatactaaaaatacacccaaatgaattcaCAAGATACACTCAACTGAAtatacaatatacacccaacgcaGCAAACAAACACACCCAACTTAATAAACTACACACACCCAAcgtgatcaacaaaatacacccaactcgaaaaagaaattacacccaagtatggtacttactttttcccctttttgctgGGGTGTTTTCTTcctgaatcctctgagtcttcttgagtctcagactcagaggtagaagtgtCACTGTCAATAGCTGTTTCTGTCTCCGAAGACGATGTTGGACTCGCcttccttttttgtttttttgatttcttgttttttttcttttttttctttttttttcattttttctcttgctcttgtctccgccatcttcacaatcccctgaaacattagatattttagctagcaacattcaggtaaataaaatacaagcaacatattatgtttacttaccaaaatttcctctctttctgcggtcattctttccaccaactgctccttagtccagttggcaatccaaggctttggtggtctttcagccctcttcttgcctttgttttctgaaagatgaaagtatattatcatcagggcaaagaggcagccatcaattgccttcttcttcttctcctggtAGTCTGTGATGCCCTTGATCATGAAGGTCAAAACATGCCCCCCCCTCCCGTTTCTCTCCGATATGCCGTCCATCTTAAAAATTGGGGCCAGGTGCACATGTGATATTTTGTTTATCGTCGTTGGcaaaaggaacgccatctgtatgTAGAGGATGAATATCCTCTTGAACATCAGGCGTTCCTCTTCGTTGCCAACGCCGATTTCCATCATTTCATcggtaagacttttgagggtcttaccctggaatcttctaagtttggttttTTGCTGTCATTTTCTCTGAaacgaaaaatacacccaaagatatcagtaagatacacccatatatatgagtcagatacacccattaatAACAGTAAGAtccacccatagatatgattcagatacactcattgataacagtgagatacacccatagatatgattcagataaatccatatatatcagtcaggtatcactcaaacatgcttcaatatcaaattaattgagatatcagtaagatacacgcatatatgagtcagatacaccattgataacagtaagatacacccatatgtaagaatcagatacacctattgataacagtgagatacacccatagatattatTCAGATACATCCATatagatatcagtcagatat carries:
- the LOC110271949 gene encoding uncharacterized protein LOC110271949, whose protein sequence is MLQIEGTTETTPETPKQLQETTPTLPPAPTKIHPDAEDAATLLMMARTASYVPKIDPGVPSFSLGLTDSSQEGASTQETERAKSPESANLIEQLDDLVQKIASSAAKGKNKSPQIQRETGGESSAKFQTPGGLYQITDDMKQKCYIWETRLKEDADGNTNEYEEMCTLIGQGEYILMRMHLVSLQAKSDIESQIVSAICLILNQKNEKRFHLCSLL